The following DNA comes from Desulfotomaculum sp..
AAGCGCTTAGCGTGAAAAAAAATGAAGTCTTAAATGATCAGAATATAAAAAAACCCTCGCTTGTTATAGTAGGCGCAGGTAAGGTAGGCAGCGCGTTGTCCATTCTGCTGCATAAAAAAGGCTATCCCGTTGCCGGAGTAGCAAGTAAGAGTATATCCTCTGCCCGCAGGGTTGCTGATGAAGTCGGCTGCCTTGCCACGGACAAGCCGGAGGAAGTTACTTTGCTTGGCGAAATTGTTTTTATTACCACACCGGACCGGGAGATTGCCAGGGTCGCAGAAAATATTGCGTCAAGAAAGGGTTTTTATCCCGGACAAATTGTCGCACATGCCAGCGGGGCGCATACCGCTTCTGAATTGCGCGGCGTTCCGGAAACAGGTTCAAGAATCGTTTCAATTCACCCCCTGCAGTCATTTGCCGATCTCCGGGGGGCAATCGAAAACCTTCCAGGTTCGTACTTTGCCCTGGAAGGTGACGAATCGGCAATGATCGTGGCAAGGCAGATAGTCGACGACCTGGATGGGAAATGTTTCACCATCCGTGCTGAAGATAAACCTTTATATCATGCTGCGGCATGTATAGCTTCCAACTACCTTGTTTCTTTGATGTACTACGCGACCGGCCTGTATCGCAATTTCGGCCTTTCGCGCGAAGAGGCTTTTGAAGCTTTATTACCGCTTGTACAGGGCACAATAAACAATGTTAGAAGGATTGGTCCGGTTCAAGCCCTTACCGGTCCAATTGCCAGAGGGGACGGGACTACTATTTTAGATCACATTCCAGTGCTCAAACAATTTGGCAAAGAAGAAAGCGATCTATATAATGCGCTGGGTTTATACACGGTTTCAATTGCCCTTGAAAAGGGAAGCATAAATAGGGATCAGGCTGTGCAGCTTAATAAAATTTTTTCTTAAACGGTTTTATAAGGAGGCAGAGTCTAATGGCTGATGGACATGTAACGACAAGTTTCTTCCGGGAAGCTAAAAAAGACGGCCGCATGATTACCATGTTGACGGCCTATGATTACCAGATGGCATCGCTAATTGAAGAAGCTGGTATTGACGCGATTCTTGTAGGTGATACTTTGGGTAATGTTGTACTGGGCTATAGTACAACCATACCGGTTACAATGGACGACATGATTCACCACATCAAAGCGGTTACACGCGGCGTTTCAAGAGCGATGGTTGTCGGGGACATGCCTTTTATGTCCTACCACCTGTCAATTGAAGAAAGTTTAAAAAACGCCGGACGAATTTTGCAGGAAGGCGGAGCTCAGGCGGTTAAGCTTGAAGGCGGGCGGGAAGTAACCGATGTTGTACATAGAATGGTAGCCGCGGGTATTCCGGTAATGGGCCATATAGGTTTGACTCCCCAGTCTGTCAACCAAATCGGGGGTTACAAGTTACAGGGGAAGGAAGAAGCTGCAGCCAGAAAACTTCTTAATGACGCAAGAGCGCTTGAAGAAGCGGGCGTTTTTGCCATCGTCTTGGAGATGGTGCCTTTGCAACTGGCCAGGATAATTACCGGGCAGCTCGAGGTCCCCACAATAGGTATTGGAGCAGGTCCCCACTGCAGCGGACAAATTCTCGTTACAAATGATATGTTGGGTATATATGGCGGTAAAAAACTAAAATTTGTCAAGCAATATGCAAATTTAAACCAGGATATAATCAAAGCTTTGCAGTCTTATTGCGAGGAAGTCCGGGGCGGTTCTTTCCCGGCGTCCGAACACTGCTTCAATATGCCGGAAGACGTACTTACAAGATTATAAGAAAAGGAAAAGAGTATGTTAATTCATCAGACAGTTGAAGAGATCAGACAAACAGTAAAAAGCGCCCGCAGCCGGGGACTGACGATAGGTTTTGTCCCTACGATGGGTTATTTTCACGAAGGACATCTTGTGCTGATGCGAGAGGCTAAAAAGTTTTGTGATTTTGTGATTGTTAGTATTTTTGTTAATCCAATGCAATTTGGTCCCCGGGAGGATTTTGCCCGGTACCCGCGGGATTTGGAGCGCGATTTGGACCTTGCTGAAAAAGCTCATGTTGATGCAGTGTTTTCTCCAACAGCGGAAGAAATGTATCCTGCCGGTTTTTCTACGGCAGTTGAAGTAGAGGGGATAACAGAAAGCCTGTGCGGCCTTTCCCGCCCGGGTCATTTTAAGGGTGTTACCACGGTAGTCGCCAAACTTTTTAATATTGTCTCCCCGGATAAAGCTTTTTTTGGGCAAAAAGATGCCCAGCAGTCTCTTGTGATTAAGAGAATGGTGAGGGATCTGCAAATGCCCTTGGAGGTTGTAGTTGTTCCAACAGTCCGTGAAGATGACGGACTTGCCATGAGTTCAAGAAACGTTTTTCTTAATTCCGCAGAAAGAAAAGCATCATTATGCTTAAAGGAAAGTTTGGAAACAGCAGGACGGATAGTTGCAGGCGGAGAGCTTGACATATCGAAAATTTTAAATGCGGTTCGAAAAAATATAACTGATGAACCGCTGGCCGAGATCGATTATGTCGAAATCCTCTCTCTTCCGGACTTAAAACCGGTTGCCAATCTTTCAGGCCCCGTTTTACTGGCGATGGCAGTGCGTTTTGGCAAAACCAGGTTGATTGATAATACAGTTTTGTGTCCAGGGGGTGTAAGCTATGTTTTTAACGATGTTAAAATCTAAGATCCATCGGGCTACAGTTACACAGGCCAATTTGAACTACAAGGGCAGCATTACTATCGATCAGAACCTGCTGGAAGCTGCCAAAATTTTGCCCCATGAAAAAGTTCAGGTAGTAAATAATAATAACGGGGCACGTTTTGAGACTTATGTGATTCGAGGAGAACGGGGATCGGGAATAATCTGTTTAAACGGCGCCGCCGCCCGTTTGGCCCAGCCGGGAGATAACATAATAGTGATTTCTTATGCTATGATGACCCGGGAAGAGGCTATGGATCACCAGCCGGTTATAGTTCTCGCGGATGAATCCAATGAGATTGAAGAGATTGTGCTGGGCGAAGTAAACTAATAGACCGGCGATCTTAAAAGTTTAAAAGGGGTATAATATATATCCCCGGTAATTTTGCTTTGCAGCAGAACCAAGGTGACAATATTTGGCCCAGGAAAAAATAGAACTTCTTAAAGAGATTGAAGAACTTAGAAAAAAACAGCGGGCTGTAATCTTAAGCCACTTTTATCAACGTCCTGAAATTCAGGAGATAGCCGATTTTGTCGGAGATTCACTTGAGCTTTCCCGCCAGGCGGCAAAAACCGATGCGGAAGTAATTGTCTTTTGCGGCGTGCATTTTATGGCTGAAAGCGCTTCTATCCTGTCCCCGGATAAGGTGGTCCTTCTTCCCGAAGAGGAAGCGGGATGTCCGATGGCGGATATGATTACTTCAATAGATCTGGAGCGGTGGAAAGAAAAATTTCCGAAGGCAGCAGTAGTTTGCTATGTCAATACATCAGCAGAAGTTAAGGCTCAGAGTGATATTGCCTGCACCAGCGCCAATGCTGTTCAGGTTGTTAATTCAATTCCTCCCGATCAGGAGATACTCTTTGTTCCTGATAAAAACCTGGGGCAATATATTTCTTCCCAGACGGGACGTGAATTGAAAATCTGGGATGGTTTCTGCAATACTCATGACAGGCTGACACGCGAAGACGTTTTGGACGCAAAAGCTGAACACCCTGAAGCTCTAATCGTTGTGCACCCTGAGTGCAGGCCTGAGGTAATCAGCCTGGCGGACAAGGTTGCCAGCACTTCCGGAATGCTTCGTTTTATTCGCGAAAGCGGCGCCAGGCAGTTTATTATAGGTACGGAAACGGGCCTTTTGCATCAGTGCGCCAAACAGTGTCCGGATAAAGAGTGCTTTCCGGCCTTAAAAAAGATGGTTTGCCCGAATATGAAGGCTACCACGCTGGAAAAAGTTCGAAATTCACTGGTTAGCCTTGAACCAAAAATCGAAGTTGAACCTGAAGTAAGAAAATTAGCCCTTAAATCCCTGGAGAGAATGCTGGCAATCGTTTAGGAGGTACTTCTTTTTTGTGGACAGGAATTATCTGGTTAACTTTGACACCCGGCAACTGCCACAGGAGGAATGGGAGTACGTAATCATCGGCAGCGGCATCGCCGGGCTTTACAGCGCATATATAGCTAGCAGGTACGGGGGAAAGGCCGTCGTTCTTACCAAACACACAGTTCTGGACAGCAACACCGACAAGGCGCAGGGAGGAATTGCGGCAGCCCTTGACATTGCAGATTCTCCGGATCTTCATCTGGAGGACACTCTGGTAGCCGGCGCAGGTTTATGTGATTATGAAGCGGTGAACATTTTAGTCAATGAAGGACCCCAGAGAGTTGTGGAACTGATCAATTTAGGAGCGCGTTTTGATCAGGACAACGGCAGGCTGCTTTTAGGTAAGGAAGGCGCACATAGCCGCAGACGGATCTTGCATGCGGCCGGCGACGCTACCGGGGCAGAAATACAAAGAGTTCTTACCAGGCAGGCCCTGGACAATCCTTTAATTGATGTCCGGGAAAGCCATTTTGTAGTCGATTTGCTGATTAAGGAAAATATTTGTTACGGTGTTCTGGCCTATGATCGCCAATCAGAGCAGTTAAAAGTATTCTGGAGCAAAACGGTTATTCTGGCCAGTGGCGGTGTCGGACAGTTATATAAACACAATACCAACCCGGAGGTTGCTACAGGCGACGGTATCGCTATTGCTTACAGGGCTGGGGTGGAAGTGATGGATATGGAATTCATCCAATTTCATCCCACCGTGTTGAACTTGCCTGAAGCGCCCCGTTTTTTAATTTCTGAGGCAGCGAGGGGCGAAGGCGCATATCTTCTAAACCGCCATGGAGACCGTTTTATGACGCGTTACCACCAAATGGCGGAACTGGCCCCGCGGGATATTGTCGTACGGGCTATCCTGCAGGAAATGAAGGAAACCGAATCAAGTGAGGTTTACCTTGATTTATCACGGTTGGGGGATGAAAAGATAGACCGCCGTTTTCCAAACATAAGCGGCACCTGCAGTTCTTACGGACTGGATATTAAGAAGGATCCCATACCGGTTACACCCGCTGCGCATTACATGATGGGCGGTGTAAAAACCAATTTATACGGAGAAACGAGCATTAGCGGTTTATATGCCTGCGGCGAGGTAGCCTGCCAGGGAGTACATGGCGCCAACCGCCTGGCGAGCAATTCGCTTCTGGACGGAATTGTTTATGGGCAAAGAATTATTGAACGCAAGCTGAGTATTCCCGATTCGCATAAACATGTACCCATTGCCCAAAGATTTTTTTATAATGATGTAGAAGTCTATCAAAAAAACAATTTTGAGAGTTTAAGGCGCTCTATTCAATCAGCCATGGAGATGTTCGTCGGGCCTGTCCGTACCGGCGAAGGGCTTCTCAAAGCTCTCGATTTTTTTGAAAACATGGAAGACCTGGGGAAAAACCCGTCGGTAAAATGGGATGAAATGGAGGTCTGCAATATGCTTCAGGTTGCTCAGTTAATAACTGAGGCGGCCCTTATGCGCACGGAAAGCAGAGGAGGGCATTTCAGGCAGGACTTTCCTTATTCCTTGAAGAGATGGTGCAAACACGTCATTCTTAAACGGGGTTAGGAAAGGGAATATTGTCACTTGAGAAGGAGTATTGCGGGATGTCTTTTGATTCGATAGCCTTAAGGAAAATAATTGAAAGAGCGTTGGAAGAGGACATCGGTAACGGAGATATTACTACAGACAGTATAGTTGGGATTGATGAAGAGGTCTGCGCGCTAATTCATGCGGGTGAGCCGGGAGTTATTGCCGGATTGCCTGTAGCCGGCGCAGTTTTTAATATGCTTGATCCGGATATTGATTTTTCCCACCACTTTTCTGACGGGCAGCGGGTGGAGCAGGGGCAGTTACTGGCAAGTGTTCGAGGAAACGGACGGTGTATCTTGAAAGGCGAGCGGGTTGCCCTGAATCTAATGCAGCGGCTTTCAGGAATTGCCACACAGACATCAAGGCTGGTAAGCCTTATTGCTCAATACAAGGCTAGAATAATTGATACAAGAAAAACTACTCCCGGGCTGAGGATTTTAGAAAAATATGCTGTTCGCACAGGGGGTGGTTTTAACCACCGTTTTGGTTTATATGATGCAGTTTTAATTAAAGATAACCACTTGAAAGCCGCCGGCAGTATCAGTCGCGCTGTAGAACTTGTCAAAGCGTCAGCTCCCTTTGCTATGAAAATAGAAGTTGAAGTTGAAGATCTCGCCGGGGTTGCTGAAGCCCTTTCAGCAGGAGTGGATATAATTATGCTTGATAATATGTCTGTTTCCGAAATGAGTCAGGCGGTTGAACTTGCAGCCGGAAAAGTATTGCTGGAAGCTTCCGGAGGCATTACTGAACAAACTGTTGTATCTGTTGCACAGACAGGTGTCGACCTGATTTCTGTCGGTTACCTTACGCATTCCGCACGCGCCCTGGACATCGGTCTTGAATTAATCTGAACCGTTCAAGGGCTTTTCACAGAAAAAATCAGGAAGGTATTTACAGGAAGGTATTTAATAGTAGTAATGGCTGATCCGGCAGGGCAAGAAAACAGGTGGCTCATACTGGCTGCTGTCCTGGCGGGGACTGTGATGGGGCCGCTGGATGCCAGTATAGTTTATATTGCGCTTCCCGTGATAGGGGAAGTTTTTCATGCTCTTCCTTCCTCTGTCGGATGGGTTTCGATGTCATACTTGCTTATAATGGGTAGTTTTCTCCTTCCTTTTGGCAGACTGGGGGATATTTTCGGATTTAAACGAATCTATCTGGCCGGTTTGTTTATTTTTATAGCTGCCTCAGCCTTATGCGGTCTGGCGCCCAACCTGATTGCTTTAATTGTTTTGCGTGCTTTTCAGGCTGTAGGCGCCGGTTTGAGCATGTCTTTGGCGCCGTCAATAATCACCGCCGTTTTCCCCCAAAAAGAGCGCGGCCGCGCGTTGGGAATTAGCGCAATGGTAGTCGCTCTCGGACTGGCCGCCGGGCCGGTATTGGGCGGTTTATTAGTTGATTCAGTTGGCTGGCGGACAATATTTTTTGTTAATGTTCCTATAGGGATAATAGCCTTTCTTTGGAGCTATAAATTAATTCCCAAAAACGGAGAAAAAGTAAAGGCGTACTTTGACTGGAAGGGATCTGTTCTGGCTTTTGGCGCTCTTTCAGCCATATTGTTTTTTGCCAGTGAGGGAGAGTCTTATCATTGGTCGGCATTAATTCTTATTATAGGCGCGGCGGCTGTTGTACTTTTTTTGCTGTTTATCCGGCTTGAGTCAAGCATACCCGAGCCGATGCTTGATTTGAGCTTATTTAAAAGCAGGGTTTTTTCCGCAGGGAACGGAGCAGCCCTGCTTAATTTTATGACCCAGTATATTATTGTCTTCCTTTGTCCTTTTTTTTTGCAAAGAGTATTGGGTTATTCCGCTTCCCGTGCAGGGCTGACCATGGCGGCCTTTCCTTTAACAGTCCTGTTTATCGCGCCTATTTCAGGCGCCCTTTCAGATAGGCTCGGACAACGCTGGCTCTTCTTTTTCGGCTCCCTGTTATGTACTTTATCCGCCGGATCCATGTTTACACTCAGCCAGAACTCCACGCCTTTCGACATATCCCTGCGGCTGGCTGTCTTCGGGCTTGGAACAGGCTTGTTCCAGTCGCCAAACACAAGCGCCGTGATGGGTTCCGTGCCCAAGAACCGGCTTGGTATAGCAGGCGGCGTTCTTTCAACTACCCGCAATATTGGTATGGTCTTCGGGATTGCCCTCGGCGGAGCTGTTTTAAATGCACGGCAGGCTTTCTATCAGGAGAGCGCCTTTGATCTGGCATTTCTGTATGGCATAAAGGACGCTTTCTTTGCGGCGCTGCTTGTTTCGGCTCTGGCCACGGTAATAAGTGTTTTCTGCACTCAAAAGAGCCGGCAAGAGACTTAAACTTTATATGCCTAAAAAAGTTCCTCTCTTAACCTCTAATTCACTCGTTCTTAGAATGAAGGCTCGTAAATATTCACTAAACCCGCTCATACCCGCCCGCTTCTTCCTCTTTGGCTATAGCTCATCTTGATAAAAAATTTAGTTGGGGGTCTGAACACGGGTCTTTTTTTATTGTAAAATTAGGGCATGAGCATTTTAACGTTAGCCAACCCACAAGAAAATCTGCCCTGCACTGCCTTTTGTTCTTATCCTGACTGCCAGATTGTCAGGCAGAAGAATAGCATGATAGATCGTCTCACTGCTGAAAATGAGCGTCTGAGAGCCCTGCTCAATAAACGCAATGGCGCCATCTTTGGCCGCTCCTCCGAAAAGCAATCGGCGCCTCAAGCTCAAGAACAAGCAGGTGTGTACAATAGCGACGGTGGGCATGCGCCGGATCAGGCCCGGAAGCGGGGCGCCAGGTTTGGTCATCAGGGTCACGGACGCAAAATCCCCCACCTTCCCGAAGTCACAGTGGTTCACGAGATCCCGGATGAGGAGATGTACTGCCCGCTCTGCGGGAAACCCCGGCGTCTTACCGGCATCGAGGAAATCTCCTGCGAGATCGATTACGAGGTAAGACCGGTACTTAAAAAACATGTGCGTTAAGCAAGGCCATCAGCACCTGCGCCTGCTCCGCCTATAGGTCTGTCACCGCGCCTAAACCGCCCCAGGTCATCCCCAAGGGAAAGTTCTCTAACTCCTTTCTGGCACGGATCCTGGTCATGAAATTCTTTTTCCAGATCCCGTTGCACCGGCTGGCCACGATCATGCTGATGCAAGGACTCCTTGTTGGCGAGGGCGCCCTGACCGGTATGCTAAAGAAGCTGGAGACGCTTCTTGCTCCCCTCTATCTCCTGCTGGCGGAAGTGAACCGCAACGAGGGCGCCTGGCACGTCGACGAGACCGGCTGGATGCACTTTGTCCAGGCGCCCGACAAGCAGTGCTGGCACTGGTGGCTTTGGGTCTTCGTCTCTCCTTTAACCGTGGTGTTCGTGCTCGATCCGCCCCGCTCCAGCAATGTCCCCCGGAAGCACTTCGGAGAAAACGCCAGGGGCATCATGAACTGCGACCGCTTTTCCGCCTACGGCAAACTGGTGGCCTTGATCGAGGGACTGACCAGGACGCTCTGTTGGGCTCACTTCCGCCGGGATTTCGTCGAGGCCGGCAAATCCCTAACCGCCTTAAAGCCCTGGGCGGCCAGGATCGCCGAGATCTATCGCCTTAACAATGAACGGCTGGCTGTACTGGATCAGCCCGAACTTTTCAAGGCTGCCCAAGACGCCCTGGAAAGCGCCCTTTTCGCGATGCTGCAATCGATCCGCCTAGAGCTTACCAATCCCGGCCTGCACTGGCAAAAGGAGAAAGTGCTTTTAAGCGCTCTAAAACACTGGGACGGCCTGACCGTCTTTGTGGACAATCCCTTAGTGCCGATGGACAACAATATTGCGGAGCGAGCCTTAAGACCGGGCGCATTAGGACGCAAGAACCACTACGGCGCCCACTTATGATGTGGAGCGGCAAACTGCTGGCCTCCTCCATGTCTATTCTGCAGACGGCGGAAAAACATAACCTAAACGCCCTGGCCTATCTCCGGTATTACCTCGACGCCTGCGCCAAATCTGGCGGTCCCCCGCCGGATTTGGAGAATTTCCTGCCCTGGAACATCCCGGACGGGATCATCAAAGAGTACGGCATGGCCAAAGGGAGGGACCGTCCTGGCTGACTTCCCGCTCACCATTTGCGGCCGGTCACTGAACCTTGGCGACATTGAGCTGATCCGACAGATTATCGCCTCTGATCCCACGGCCACCCGGGAGCGAATCTCCAGCGAGGTCTGTCGGGCCTGGTCCTGGTTTAAGCCGGACGGCGGCCTTAAAGACATGAGCTGCCGGGTGCTGCTCGCTTCCAGCTGTACCGCCTGGGCCTGATCACCTTGCCCAAGCCCAGA
Coding sequences within:
- a CDS encoding DUF2520 domain-containing protein produces the protein MKKPSLVIVGAGKVGSALSILLHKKGYPVAGVASKSISSARRVADEVGCLATDKPEEVTLLGEIVFITTPDREIARVAENIASRKGFYPGQIVAHASGAHTASELRGVPETGSRIVSIHPLQSFADLRGAIENLPGSYFALEGDESAMIVARQIVDDLDGKCFTIRAEDKPLYHAAACIASNYLVSLMYYATGLYRNFGLSREEAFEALLPLVQGTINNVRRIGPVQALTGPIARGDGTTILDHIPVLKQFGKEESDLYNALGLYTVSIALEKGSINRDQAVQLNKIFS
- the panB gene encoding 3-methyl-2-oxobutanoate hydroxymethyltransferase, with amino-acid sequence MADGHVTTSFFREAKKDGRMITMLTAYDYQMASLIEEAGIDAILVGDTLGNVVLGYSTTIPVTMDDMIHHIKAVTRGVSRAMVVGDMPFMSYHLSIEESLKNAGRILQEGGAQAVKLEGGREVTDVVHRMVAAGIPVMGHIGLTPQSVNQIGGYKLQGKEEAAARKLLNDARALEEAGVFAIVLEMVPLQLARIITGQLEVPTIGIGAGPHCSGQILVTNDMLGIYGGKKLKFVKQYANLNQDIIKALQSYCEEVRGGSFPASEHCFNMPEDVLTRL
- a CDS encoding pantoate--beta-alanine ligase is translated as MLIHQTVEEIRQTVKSARSRGLTIGFVPTMGYFHEGHLVLMREAKKFCDFVIVSIFVNPMQFGPREDFARYPRDLERDLDLAEKAHVDAVFSPTAEEMYPAGFSTAVEVEGITESLCGLSRPGHFKGVTTVVAKLFNIVSPDKAFFGQKDAQQSLVIKRMVRDLQMPLEVVVVPTVREDDGLAMSSRNVFLNSAERKASLCLKESLETAGRIVAGGELDISKILNAVRKNITDEPLAEIDYVEILSLPDLKPVANLSGPVLLAMAVRFGKTRLIDNTVLCPGGVSYVFNDVKI
- a CDS encoding aspartate 1-decarboxylase; protein product: MFLTMLKSKIHRATVTQANLNYKGSITIDQNLLEAAKILPHEKVQVVNNNNGARFETYVIRGERGSGIICLNGAAARLAQPGDNIIVISYAMMTREEAMDHQPVIVLADESNEIEEIVLGEVN
- a CDS encoding quinolinate synthase, translated to MAQEKIELLKEIEELRKKQRAVILSHFYQRPEIQEIADFVGDSLELSRQAAKTDAEVIVFCGVHFMAESASILSPDKVVLLPEEEAGCPMADMITSIDLERWKEKFPKAAVVCYVNTSAEVKAQSDIACTSANAVQVVNSIPPDQEILFVPDKNLGQYISSQTGRELKIWDGFCNTHDRLTREDVLDAKAEHPEALIVVHPECRPEVISLADKVASTSGMLRFIRESGARQFIIGTETGLLHQCAKQCPDKECFPALKKMVCPNMKATTLEKVRNSLVSLEPKIEVEPEVRKLALKSLERMLAIV
- the nadB gene encoding L-aspartate oxidase; its protein translation is MDRNYLVNFDTRQLPQEEWEYVIIGSGIAGLYSAYIASRYGGKAVVLTKHTVLDSNTDKAQGGIAAALDIADSPDLHLEDTLVAGAGLCDYEAVNILVNEGPQRVVELINLGARFDQDNGRLLLGKEGAHSRRRILHAAGDATGAEIQRVLTRQALDNPLIDVRESHFVVDLLIKENICYGVLAYDRQSEQLKVFWSKTVILASGGVGQLYKHNTNPEVATGDGIAIAYRAGVEVMDMEFIQFHPTVLNLPEAPRFLISEAARGEGAYLLNRHGDRFMTRYHQMAELAPRDIVVRAILQEMKETESSEVYLDLSRLGDEKIDRRFPNISGTCSSYGLDIKKDPIPVTPAAHYMMGGVKTNLYGETSISGLYACGEVACQGVHGANRLASNSLLDGIVYGQRIIERKLSIPDSHKHVPIAQRFFYNDVEVYQKNNFESLRRSIQSAMEMFVGPVRTGEGLLKALDFFENMEDLGKNPSVKWDEMEVCNMLQVAQLITEAALMRTESRGGHFRQDFPYSLKRWCKHVILKRG
- the nadC gene encoding carboxylating nicotinate-nucleotide diphosphorylase, whose protein sequence is MSFDSIALRKIIERALEEDIGNGDITTDSIVGIDEEVCALIHAGEPGVIAGLPVAGAVFNMLDPDIDFSHHFSDGQRVEQGQLLASVRGNGRCILKGERVALNLMQRLSGIATQTSRLVSLIAQYKARIIDTRKTTPGLRILEKYAVRTGGGFNHRFGLYDAVLIKDNHLKAAGSISRAVELVKASAPFAMKIEVEVEDLAGVAEALSAGVDIIMLDNMSVSEMSQAVELAAGKVLLEASGGITEQTVVSVAQTGVDLISVGYLTHSARALDIGLELI
- a CDS encoding MFS transporter codes for the protein MADPAGQENRWLILAAVLAGTVMGPLDASIVYIALPVIGEVFHALPSSVGWVSMSYLLIMGSFLLPFGRLGDIFGFKRIYLAGLFIFIAASALCGLAPNLIALIVLRAFQAVGAGLSMSLAPSIITAVFPQKERGRALGISAMVVALGLAAGPVLGGLLVDSVGWRTIFFVNVPIGIIAFLWSYKLIPKNGEKVKAYFDWKGSVLAFGALSAILFFASEGESYHWSALILIIGAAAVVLFLLFIRLESSIPEPMLDLSLFKSRVFSAGNGAALLNFMTQYIIVFLCPFFLQRVLGYSASRAGLTMAAFPLTVLFIAPISGALSDRLGQRWLFFFGSLLCTLSAGSMFTLSQNSTPFDISLRLAVFGLGTGLFQSPNTSAVMGSVPKNRLGIAGGVLSTTRNIGMVFGIALGGAVLNARQAFYQESAFDLAFLYGIKDAFFAALLVSALATVISVFCTQKSRQET
- a CDS encoding IS66 family transposase, which encodes MSTCACSAYRSVTAPKPPQVIPKGKFSNSFLARILVMKFFFQIPLHRLATIMLMQGLLVGEGALTGMLKKLETLLAPLYLLLAEVNRNEGAWHVDETGWMHFVQAPDKQCWHWWLWVFVSPLTVVFVLDPPRSSNVPRKHFGENARGIMNCDRFSAYGKLVALIEGLTRTLCWAHFRRDFVEAGKSLTALKPWAARIAEIYRLNNERLAVLDQPELFKAAQDALESALFAMLQSIRLELTNPGLHWQKEKVLLSALKHWDGLTVFVDNPLVPMDNNIAERALRPGALGRKNHYGAHL